The genomic segment TAGATGGCGATAGTCATGGAGAGCAAGAAAAATATGATAAAAAAAGAACGGCCGATCTCGTATCTCACTGACTCACTATTTTGCGATTTACAAATTGGGATATTCTCCATAACAAAGAAGGTGTTTTCGAAACAATTACACAGTGGATAAAAGAAAAAATATCATACTCAACCCCCCCTACCCCCCCTTATCAGGGGGGAGGAAATTCCTCCGAAGAATCATGAATTCTTACAGAAAACGATCGAATAGAAATTGCCTATGGATATCAAAGTATCGTCACAGAGATACTCACTCAAAGAGTTATACAGGCCTCCAAAATACACCAAACACACACTATTTGTCTCGTCGGTGGTGTCAGTGCTAATTCGGCACTTAGAGCGAAAGTAGAACAGTTCTGAAAAGATTCCAACATCCCTGTTTTTCTCCCAAAATCACTCAAATATTGTGGTGATAACGCTGCTATGATAGGCATACGTGCCTATTGGGAGTATAGAAAGTAAAGTTCTTGTTTTTTTGTCTCATTTTCCTATACTACTCGCATGTCAGAAACAACTCACCAGTCACTCTATCAGAAGTATCGACCACACTCATTTGAGGATGTAGTAGGGCAGGATTTTATCAAAAAGGTCCTGATGAATTCTTGTCGAAATCACACACTACACCACGGATATATATTTTTTGGATTTCATGGGACTGGAAAGACGACATTGGCTCGTATCTTCGCTCAAACCGTAAACTGTACCAATATTCTCCCTGATGGAAATCCTTGTGAAAAATGTGAGAACTGTCTCGCTTTTGCCAATAAACGGATGATGGATGTGATAGAGATAGATGCTGCGAGCTATACGGGTGTAGAGAACATACGAGAAGTTATCGAGCATGCTAAATTCACTCCGAGTCAAGGAAAATACAAGATCTACATCATCGACGAGGTCCATATGCTCTCAAAATGAGCATTTAATGCCCTTCTCAAAACACTCGAGGAGCCACCACCACATGTGATATTTCTCCTTGCAACAACGGAAATAAACAAGGTACCTGATACGATATTATCACGAGTCATTCGTTTTGATCTCGAGAGAATCAATGATACAGATATGCGCTGACTCCTCGAAAAAATATGTAAAAAAGAAGGGATAAAAATAGAACCTGGAGCACTCGACCTCATCATCCATCGATCCAGATGAAGTCTCAGAGATTCTCTCACAATACTCGAAAAATGTATTCTCGACAAGACATTGACACAAGCATATGTGGAGAGCGCTCTCCAGCTCGTGGGCCCGGACTTTCTCGCAAAAACACTTGATGCTTGTATAAGTTGAGATGGTTATAAAATACAAGAAGTGTTCGAAGTAATACAAAAAACGGGCGTTAATGTGAGGACTTTTGCAGGACAAATGACCGAATGGATAGCAAATCACATAGAAGAAGCGCTCGCAAAAAAACAATTTCCTCTCTATAAGAGTGTCTTCGACCGATTTACGAGAATCTATGTGGAGAGCAAACAAGTTTCGGTCCCTATGGATGTCCTCACGATGTCTCTCTGCGAGTGTATCACAAAAAATAGTGAAGCTATACATTATTATAAAACCCAGGAATATAAAGAGCTAAGTTCCCCTGACACCGCACCAACGCCAGATATGCCAAAAAGGATTCCAAAAAACGAAGACGATCTCACAGAATCTTCTGATGAATGAGAAATTATACTGACAGAGGAAGTTATTGAGATTCCCGCAATCCTCGAGGGTATATCCACAATAGATCCACAAGAAAATGCTTCTTTTTCAAAAGAATTCTTTCTCCAAAAACTTATCGAAAGAGGTATAAAACAAAATCTTCTTCCTCTTCTCAGAACAGCAGATATAGATTTGACTGATGGAATTATCACTATAAAGACAACATCTTTTGCAGAAACTCGATGCCGTGAAGGGAATCACTGGAATATGATCGAAACCGTCGGGTATGCTCTAGGGGCAAAAAAAGTAGAAATAGTTCTTCTCATAAATGAAACACTAACAAATACAAAAAGCGAGTCTCCTACTGATATTGCCGAAGAGATATTTGGATAATGAAAAATTTGCTTTTCGGTGAAAACGCATAGCATAGAGTTATGCGAAAATTCCTCTCTCAGTTTATATTTACCCGTTCTTTTGCCGAACATACAGTATCTTTTTTGGGGATACTTCTGATTGTCTATCTCTGAAAAGAGTTCTTGGTATTCTTTTTGACTGCTTTTTTGTGTGCTTCACTCTTTGGAAATTCCTCACGATATGTCCATCTTTTTGTGGCAAAAAGAAAGAATAATATCCCAGAAAGTATTCGATTTCTCATCGTTAAAATAACATGAGAAAAAACACTCCTCTCAATACTCTACATCTTTTTTGCATTGCTCTGTATCTATATTTTCTCAGATATAGGTCCAACGCTGATTACTGATATAGCTCAGTTATTACAGGATTTTTCACAGAAATTTGGAATTGATCTCGGATCTTTTGGATTACAGAGCACGCTCTGACAATGGCAAAATATATCCACGCAAATTAGTGATTTTATCAATGTCATCTCCCCTACCACCGATACAAAAGAGATTGTCGCAAAAGTTATTCATATTGGAAGTATATTTTTCCAGATTATTTTTGGTTATATCGTCAGTTTTGTATGGCTCCTGGAAAATAATACAGCAAAAACCTATCTTTCCCAGCTCAAACAAGGTCCATTTGCATTCTTTTATAATGATCTTCGGATTATCTTCCGAAAAATAACCCATAGCTTCTGACTCGTGTTTTATGCACAATTCAAAATAGCCGTCGTAAATACTATTTTGACAGTCCTTGGGCTCGTGATTATAGGATTTTTTTATGGGCTACTTTCGCTCGACGGTGGTACAACATTTCCATACTTACTTGCGCTGGGCTTTATTACGTTCTTGACGAGTTTTGTGCCAATACTTGGGGTTTTTATTAGTGGTATACCGATTCTCTTTGCGGGCGTAGTTGCCTACCCTGGATGGGGTATCATTATAACGATTTTATCGATGCTCCTCATCATCCATGTGATAGAATCCTATATTCTCAATCCACGAATTGTCGGACAATCTCTGAATATTCCTGCACCAATTATATTTATTATACTATTCGTCTCAGAGCACTTTGTGGGTATTGGAGGTTTTTTCCTCTGAGTACCACTCTACATCCTCCTCCTCGAATTTATCACATGAGCAGGAAAAGCGATCGAAAAGTATATTCACCAACAAAAAATCGTATAAATGCCAGAAGTAATAAGCCGGATTCTGTGTCTCGACATATATCTCTCTAGGTCAGAAATTGCTCTCTGACTCAAGCGCATACCCCCCACCGAAGCGGGACCAGTATGCTTGCATCACCTGGGGTTTACCGAGACATTTCGATTGCTCGAATGCCTCTCAGCGAGGAAAAGAACTGCTGAGACTTTTCACCTTGGCACTATGAACGAATTCTTTTCTCGTATTATCATAGCACTGTTGAGTCTCTGTGGCACTTTCCATACCATATAGTCACCTATACAGCTAGAGCCGTTAGCTCTCAGGTTCCCCCGCTCCTTTTTATTCTCCAGTACCTATTTGTATGCGGGCCTTGATAACAGCGACTCATTTACCATGTGCCTTAAGCTGTTTTTCTCGACTTCTCGCACTTTTTGCGGTCATATATGCCTCATAATACACGAGTTTCCAATCAGCACAATGATTGCATGTAGAGGTATTTTTTCATGAGATATGTTCTTAAAATCTCTTTTTGAGATCAGAGCTATATCCTATGTAATACTTGCCTGTTACCGGGTTGTGCAACATGTAAACATAGTACATACATGAAGTAAAAGAATAAAAAGGAGCGGGGTGCGATGTCCGGACTTTCCTCCCCGCTCATTTTAGTCATCATACAGTAGAAATCTAAGTGATGACTAAAATGAGCGGGGCATATGTCTCCTTCTGGCATAGTGATACTATGAAGTTTTTGTATTTTGCAAAGTAATTTGCAATGTGTAAAAAAGTGTGGTAGTATATGGTAGTATACTTTGTCATTAATTTTTCTATGTCTACTCAATATAAAACACAACCTTGATCACTGCCTGATGGGACTATCAATATAGATTCAGGAAAGGCATGACCAGAAGTCGAGACTCTGCAATTATGAATTGGAGACAGAGTTCAGATGATTACTGCGCAAGATAAATGAAAAGAAATATCAGCTATCTGAGAGACTGAATTTGATACATTTTTTCAATCACTTGCCCCAATAATTGAAAAAGCAAAAAAAGAAGCAATTGAATGAGAGAAAGAGATTAAGTGTAGAATCCCAAAAAAAATGCTAGAAGAACTAGCATGAAAATTAGAAGGAAACTGTATATGAATAAATGATTTCCATCCGCTCTTAGAAAGTTCCTTAAAGAAAAAATGAATCAAACTAGACGATCTATATCCAAAAGAGTTTCTCACGAGAGTTGTCAAAACTATTTTTGGCTCATGAACAACTAGAATGATGCTATGAAGTGACTATACTGTGGTATTTTCACCTGAATAAATAGCTGACTTTCTTGTTACAATCTCATAAATCTGTTCCACCTGTTCTGGTATAGTAATATGTGTTGTGTCGATTTCATACGCTCCTTCTGGTTTTACAAGAGGTCCATCAAGACGTGACATATCTCGATAATCTCGAGCAACTATTTGTTTGAGAACTTCCGCTTCTGTGATATCATCCCCTTTATGTCTGAGATCCAGAAACCTACGGTGTGCACGTACTGTAGGATCGGCAACTAAATAAATTTTTACATCAGCCGATGGTGCCCAGACAGTTCCCGTATCTCGTCATTCGAGAACATAATTATTTCTTTCAAGAATCTTTTGACCTGCAGAGATGACACAAGCCCTCACGATAGGTTGTGAAGAAATCTGGGATGATCAAATTCCTGCTTCGGCCGTACGAATCCTGGATTCATATTCTTCTCAATTAATACAAATATGATTTTGCCCATCAAAATCAAGAATAATTCACGAAATATTCTCTTCTGTAACGGATTCCAAATTGACTCATCTCTCAGCCAGATACACTGCAACCGCACGATACATCGCTCCAGAATCGAGATATTGAAACCCGAGTTTTTCGGCAAGAAGTTTAGCTGTTGTGCCTTTTCCACTTCCAGCAGGTCAGTCAATGGTAATAGTAATCATAATATTATTCACAAATCCGAATCGTCTCCAGTTTGATACACTTTTTATTTTCTATTTCAACGAAAAGACCAGAAAGGACTCATAGTCCATGTTCATCAGGAGACATCAATCCTTCCATACGTCACTCAATAAAACGATGCTTGACGAGCTCCCAATCGACACCGATAATACTATGCCGAGCTCACGCAAATCAGATATCATTGATAAATCAGAGTCATTTCGGCCAAATCTCTGCATCATTGGATTGAACATGGGTATGAGTTCCAAAGAGTACAGAAGCACGACCATCCAGATAATTCGCCATTGCATACCCCTCAGAAGTGACTTCTTTGTGATAATCGACCACGATGGCATCCACGGCATCTTTTGAATACTGTGCCAAAATAGTATCAATTGTTTGAAATGCGTTCTCTGATTCCTCTTTCATAAAGACAGTGCCTATGAGATTGATAACAAGGAGTTTTTGTCCCGCGATATCATAGACTCGATACCCTTTTCATGGAAGATCCTCTCCTATCAGATTGTGTGGACGAAGCTGCTTTGAGTCAGGGGCATTCATATAGTCAGCGATATCATTGCGAGACTCGAGACTATGATTCCCTCCTGTAAATATATCGACTCATTGTGACTCAAGCCAATGAATCTGATTGAGACGCGGTCATTTCCCATGTGAGATATTTTCATTATTGGCGATAACGGCATCAGGCAAATAGTGTTTTCGAAGTGCAGGTAAATGCGCCGCAAGCATCTTGCGACCGATTTTTCCATAAATGTCTCAAAAAATAAGAAGTTTCATAATAAAATTCAAAAAGAGTATAGGAAAAACCACCTTTTTACAAGACACCCTCCACGACTTCCAAAAATCCACGGTCAAATCGCTCTACGCTCCACTTATTCGCATGTTCTCGAATAATGTCCGCATTCCACTCTCTTGCAAGAGATATTTGGATAGCGAGAACAAGAGAATCAACTGTCTGTTCTGGGAACAAAATCCCACTTTCCCCATGGGAAACCGTTTCGAGAACGCCTCATCTTCCATAGGCAATCACGGGTATCCCATGTGACATCGCCTCAAGGGCTACAATTCAAAAATCCTCTTCTTGTGGCATCAGAAATCCTGCTGCTCCTGCGAGTCACTCGGCTACTTCAGTATCTGAAGCATGAAAAATCCAATCAATCGTTGGTCATGAGATATCCTGCAATCGCTTCACTTCATCATTTATCGTGCTCGTAAATATTTTAAGAGGGATTTTAAGCTCATTGCAAGCAAGAATTGCGAGATCAAAGCGCTTATACGGGACAACACGGCCGAGACACACGAAATAAGTGCCGAGTGCCGAGTGCCGAGTGCCGAGTTGTTTGTCAGAAGAAAAACTTGGAACTCTTAACTTGGAACTCTTAACTGGTATGAAAAATGGATACACAACTGTACTTTCTCTCCCATAATATTTTTTAATTCTTTCCTGCGTATTCCTCGAATTAGCGATGAAAATATCTGGTCTTTGTGCCGCTTTTTTATCCCATTTTTTCATCAGAGAAAAAGCCGTCGGAATCACAAGTTTTGCCAGCCAATTCAGCCATCAAAATTCGAGAAAATTTTTGTAGTCTTCACTATGACTCCAGAGATAGCGAGTGGGTGTATGGCAGTACGATATATGTTTTGTTTTTCATGAAGTATGAATTCACTTCGCCTCCGCAGAAGTACAGGAAATCACAAGATCATATCCCGAGAAATCAAACCGAGAAAAAGCCATTGGACGCAAGAGCATACAGAGCTTATGTCTACGATTGAAGAAAGGAATCTTTTGGATAAAACTCGTCTTAATCTTTCTGCCCATAAAGACCTCTGGGCGCTCGGGAAAATAGACAGAAGTATAGATATCCGCTTCAGGAAAGAGCTGCATCAGTCGTTCAAACACCCTCTCCGCACCACCCCAATGAGTAATCCAATCAGTTACAAGTGCTATTTTTTTCTGTGAAACATCCATAATACTGACAGTATAGAGATTTTTCTGGAGTCTCAAAAAATATTACTATAATACCCTCTATGACAAAACACCTTATCACCACCGCTATCCCCTATATGAACGGCGCCCCTCATGTGGGGCATGCCTTTGAAATGGTGCTTACCGATGTTATCGTGCGAGGACGAAGACTTATCGGAGATGATATATTTTTCCTCACCGGTGCTGATGAACATGGGAGTAAAATCGCTAAAACTGCTGAATGACTCTGAGTGCCAGTCGTGCAAATGCTCGATGAAAATGTTGCTCGTTTTCAAGAAATGAATACCTATCTCAATGTTGTGGCTGACGACTATCTCCGCACGACAGACAAAGAAAAACACTGGCCAGTCGTGCAAGCACTTTGGATGAAAATGGTGGAAAATATTAATCCAGAAACAGGCGAATCTGATATTTATAAGAAGCAATATGCTGGGTATTATTGCGATCGAGAAGAAAGATTTGTAACAGAAGCAGAACTTGATGCAGATAAAAATGTTATCGAATCAGGGGCGCCAACTCGCTGGGCAGAAGATGAAAATTACTTTTTCCGACTCAGTCGATACAGCAATGATATTAAGAAAAAAATAGAAAATGATGATGTAAAAATCATTCCAGAATTTCGAAAAAATGAAATGCTTGCGATGATCGGTGATGGTCTCGAAGATGTGAGTTTCTCTCGTACAAAGAAACAGCTCTCTTGGTGAATCCCCGTACCAAATGATGATAATCATGTGATGTATGTCTGGTGTGACGCTCTGACAAACTACATTTCTGGCAGTCCTGAAAATCATGGAAATATCGATGAACTTTTCAAAAATTGGTCATGTGATCTCCATGTTATTGGTAAAGATATTGCCCGATTCCATTGTCTCACCTGGATTGGTATGCTTCTCTCGGCAGAGATAAAACTTCCAACGGAAATCCTCGTGCACGGGTTCGTCAATGATAAAGATGGTGCGAAAATGAGTAAATCCGTTGGCAATGTTATTGATCCTCACGAGATGGTAAATTCGTATTGTTCTGATACTTTTCGACTCTACATCACAGGTGAAGTCGGTGTCGGGCAAGATCTCAATTTCAGCGATGACCGCATAAAAGCAATACACAATGATATGCTCGCAAATAATTACGGGAATCTTGTAAACCGAATTTTATCACTATGGACTAATTTTCGAGATAATGAAATACCAACACTAACTGAACTG from the Candidatus Gracilibacteria bacterium genome contains:
- a CDS encoding glycosyltransferase, producing MRLQKNLYTVSIMDVSQKKIALVTDWITHWGGAERVFERLMQLFPEADIYTSVYFPERPEVFMGRKIKTSFIQKIPFFNRRHKLCMLLRPMAFSRFDFSGYDLVISCTSAEAKGIHTSGKTKHISYCHTPTRYLWSHSEDYKNFLEFGWLNWLAKLVIPTAFSLMKKWDKKAAQRPDIFIANSRNTQERIKKYYGRESTVVYPFFIPVKSSKLRVPSFSSDKQLGTRHSALGTYFVCLGRVVPYKRFDLAILACNELKIPLKIFTSTINDEVKRLQDISGPTIDWIFHASDTEVAEGLAGAAGFLMPQEEDFGIVALEAMSHGIPVIAYGRGGVLETVSHGESGILFPEQTVDSLVLAIQISLAREWNADIIREHANKWSVERFDRGFLEVVEGVL
- a CDS encoding TIGR00282 family metallophosphoesterase; the encoded protein is MKLLIFGDIYGKIGRKMLAAHLPALRKHYLPDAVIANNENISHGKGPRLNQIHWLESQGVDIFTGGNHSLESRNDIADYMNAPDSKQLRPHNLIGEDLPGKGYRVYDIAGQKLLVINLIGTVFMKEESENAFQTIDTILAQYSKDAVDAIVVDYHKEVTSEGYAMANYLDGRASVLFGTHTHVQSNDAEIWPKGLGFINDIGFAGARHSIIGVDWELVKHRFIEGRMEGLMSPDEHGLGVLSGLFVEIENKKCIKLETIRICE
- the metG gene encoding methionine--tRNA ligase, which codes for MTKHLITTAIPYMNGAPHVGHAFEMVLTDVIVRGRRLIGDDIFFLTGADEHGSKIAKTAEGLGVPVVQMLDENVARFQEMNTYLNVVADDYLRTTDKEKHWPVVQALWMKMVENINPETGESDIYKKQYAGYYCDREERFVTEAELDADKNVIESGAPTRWAEDENYFFRLSRYSNDIKKKIENDDVKIIPEFRKNEMLAMIGDGLEDVSFSRTKKQLSWGIPVPNDDNHVMYVWCDALTNYISGSPENHGNIDELFKNWSCDLHVIGKDIARFHCLTWIGMLLSAEIKLPTEILVHGFVNDKDGAKMSKSVGNVIDPHEMVNSYCSDTFRLYITGEVGVGQDLNFSDDRIKAIHNDMLANNYGNLVNRILSLWTNFRDNEIPTLTELEGKGWDILENQPSFEETYKGGIEYKNAIAEYDTRKAFMCIEGILNEANARINRLEPWKKSGEEKGKILVTGLVYVYYTTLLLSPFIPEATGKVMKAMGINPNTTLDTPMNIDLNTITKPEILFEKK
- the dnaX gene encoding DNA polymerase III subunit gamma/tau — encoded protein: MSETTHQSLYQKYRPHSFEDVVGQDFIKKVLMNSCRNHTLHHGYIFFGFHGTGKTTLARIFAQTVNCTNILPDGNPCEKCENCLAFANKRMMDVIEIDAASYTGVENIREVIEHAKFTPSQGKYKIYIIDEVHMLSKGAFNALLKTLEEPPPHVIFLLATTEINKVPDTILSRVIRFDLERINDTDMRGLLEKICKKEGIKIEPGALDLIIHRSRGSLRDSLTILEKCILDKTLTQAYVESALQLVGPDFLAKTLDACISGDGYKIQEVFEVIQKTGVNVRTFAGQMTEWIANHIEEALAKKQFPLYKSVFDRFTRIYVESKQVSVPMDVLTMSLCECITKNSEAIHYYKTQEYKELSSPDTAPTPDMPKRIPKNEDDLTESSDEGEIILTEEVIEIPAILEGISTIDPQENASFSKEFFLQKLIERGIKQNLLPLLRTADIDLTDGIITIKTTSFAETRCREGNHWNMIETVGYALGAKKVEIVLLINETLTNTKSESPTDIAEEIFG
- the cmk gene encoding (d)CMP kinase, whose protein sequence is MITITIDGPAGSGKGTTAKLLAEKLGFQYLDSGAMYRAVAVYLAERGVNLESVTEENISGIILDFDGQNHICINGEEYESRIRTAEAGIGSSQISSQPIVRACVISAGQKILERNNYVLEGRDTGTVWAPSADVKIYLVADPTVRAHRRFLDLRHKGDDITEAEVLKQIVARDYRDMSRLDGPLVKPEGAYEIDTTHITIPEQVEQIYEIVTRKSAIYSGENTTV
- a CDS encoding AI-2E family transporter is translated as MRKFLSQFIFTRSFAEHTVSFLGILLIVYLGKEFLVFFLTAFLCASLFGNSSRYVHLFVAKRKNNIPESIRFLIVKITGEKTLLSILYIFFALLCIYIFSDIGPTLITDIAQLLQDFSQKFGIDLGSFGLQSTLGQWQNISTQISDFINVISPTTDTKEIVAKVIHIGSIFFQIIFGYIVSFVWLLENNTAKTYLSQLKQGPFAFFYNDLRIIFRKITHSFGLVFYAQFKIAVVNTILTVLGLVIIGFFYGLLSLDGGTTFPYLLALGFITFLTSFVPILGVFISGIPILFAGVVAYPGWGIIITILSMLLIIHVIESYILNPRIVGQSLNIPAPIIFIILFVSEHFVGIGGFFLGVPLYILLLEFITGAGKAIEKYIHQQKIV